Proteins encoded in a region of the Stieleria neptunia genome:
- a CDS encoding GYF domain-containing protein → MTAWFLQRMEGNVQTEVGPLRPSELLSMVRKGEIKPETRLRKNDSAWFPASDVGGLFEAAVRQEVQYYCPSCGIRISQPPRTCPRCLRDIGRGEAREIKPEKLAADVALSSEPEEQKESKQSVQNWLQKKVAGKQKK, encoded by the coding sequence GTGACGGCTTGGTTTTTACAGCGAATGGAAGGCAACGTTCAGACGGAAGTGGGACCGTTGCGTCCGAGCGAATTATTGTCGATGGTCCGCAAGGGTGAAATCAAACCCGAGACACGTTTGCGCAAGAACGACTCGGCGTGGTTCCCCGCCAGTGACGTCGGCGGCCTGTTTGAAGCGGCGGTCCGCCAGGAGGTTCAGTATTACTGTCCCTCGTGCGGGATCCGAATCAGCCAACCGCCCCGCACCTGCCCACGATGTTTGCGGGATATCGGGCGAGGCGAAGCACGCGAGATCAAGCCGGAGAAATTGGCCGCCGACGTCGCCTTGTCGTCCGAGCCAGAAGAGCAAAAGGAATCCAAGCAGAGCGTGCAGAACTGGCTGCAGAAAAAAGTCGCGGGGAAGCAAAAAAAATAG
- the nrdR gene encoding transcriptional regulator NrdR, protein MRCPFCHLDEDRVLDTRTAEGGYMIRRKRVCTNCNRRFGTVEKIEQLTLRVVKRDQTREPLEREKIRRGIERACSKRSVPSDKIEQVVQSIETHIYQEYETEIPAKEVGEIVMAHLARLDEVAYIRFASVYQEFHSADDFINEVTRLTKRPIRS, encoded by the coding sequence ATGCGCTGTCCATTTTGCCACCTCGACGAAGACCGTGTCCTGGACACCAGGACCGCCGAAGGCGGTTACATGATTCGCCGAAAACGGGTCTGCACCAATTGTAACCGTCGATTCGGGACGGTCGAAAAAATCGAGCAGTTGACGTTGCGCGTCGTCAAACGCGACCAAACCCGGGAACCCCTCGAACGCGAGAAAATCCGCCGCGGCATCGAACGGGCTTGCTCCAAACGCTCCGTCCCGAGCGACAAAATCGAACAGGTCGTGCAGAGCATCGAGACGCACATCTACCAAGAATACGAGACAGAGATCCCGGCCAAGGAGGTCGGCGAGATCGTCATGGCACACTTGGCGCGACTGGACGAAGTGGCCTACATCCGATTTGCTAGCGTCTATCAGGAGTTCCATTCGGCCGACGACTTCATCAACGAAGTCACCCGGCTGACGAAGCGACCGATCCGGAGCTGA